The proteins below are encoded in one region of Ferroplasma acidiphilum:
- a CDS encoding ATP-dependent helicase, translating into MIYNNQFKVEETLPFLDDIVAQWFNTKYSELSEPQKKAIPLIHQKKNVLVSSPTGTGKTLTGFLSIINELFKKARNNELEDKIYCVYISPLKALANDINKNLNEPLSEIYTLAREKGLDIPEIKVAVRSGDTAQSDRNKMLRKPPHIIITTPESFSLAITATKFKEKFSSVEYVILDEIHEVSSTKRGSLLSFNLERLENLSPGFVRIGLSATQAPLDLIGSYLCGYNGEHKRDFEIIEVNTNKYLDLSIITPVKDLTMVSYEVANEKMYDILVDLVNSHKTTLIFTNTRSSTEHVAMRLKARGIENIEAHHSSLGKQTRIEVENRLKNGELKCVITSTSLELGIDIGYIDMVIQIGSPKSVSRALQRIGRSGHGVKDLSLGRFIVFDLDDLMECAVMTKAAYDHEIDKVTVPENPLDVLSQGIISMSLEKNWDVDVAYNVIRNSFSFHTLEYGDYISTLQYLSGKIEGNTLFSKIWYDEDEKVFGKKASTRMIYFMNVGTIPEEANYNVVNEKGRMIGQLSDKFVERLKNGDIFVLGAKTYMFLKASKNNITVKVATGMKPTVPSWTGELLPRSYDLGILIGEFRKTLYERIKNGEETEKWLMENYRVDSFGARSLISYVKTQGNFTIPTEDLLYIEGYIDNDLYSIIFHIPLGRRVNDALSRAYGLAVSNKYGANTRISVNDNGFTLTLNRKVPIKDVVGLLTPSNFRDLVDRSIINTELFKQRFRYCATRSLMVLRKYKQTDISVARQQLRSDRLLRILESMDNFPVIKEAFNEVKYDVMDVERAAWFVNDVISKKHYKIKDYSTETSPFSYNLILSGVSDIVLMEDRSKLLKELRSKLLDKIYGTEGIEFLIKDSKLVENYFKNKLPAIQDIESYREFLEHFLYVDPFRKKFDSPLEYATVDLDEMTEQLINSGELMYCFIRSDQWVSREYYPVVYHLFRREIELNSKDTEVYNHIDNSSFNELKKTGMLEQDLKDSLIKLESGYRIRKIIKNGNQYYIRNQEMPEKPANAMKQAVSLILSSYGPLSFDELLIRLPVDNGELETTLREMERSGSLIFDYITPIFMKQYMMKQDFDAIVNSTSYDVSRKRISNFSTDVASIEDYFEKYGFAFDVYDIKVRTSHFRLELLEKAIKNGTVFYTRAIKNKHVYIAKWLMDILYNLRAEKNGPEEAKILDYIEKGVDTEEKLSEITGFDIKIVKAVIKNLQFKIQVVNGPGGDIQVYNPETGIDVNNIIEKFGPITARELARFFWINPGKIDYSRFAPIYFRNEIYYGELPDAPENTSIIVRKNDPLSLYLGKYVRNDDYNARFIYHGSEETMFYMEEKEPGLWIENLDFESGKNTGFLETIQKAAERTGMDSIIIDSADQGLLDTASGYGYRVSGNYIYKGDFEVINMDMEGLLSMAVNLYGSRKGTMNYNELTRIFFGFRTDMEAYYSGIRNVELENYYSSMLIYTFDGPFNVQAYGTKNVIALYKAIRKRELTEEEETVYKYLISRNATENELVKSLKMNSFKVKETIKSLYSMNAIAKDKSKKYITINDEYTRIEAIEILLRELVKRIGFFDIKIYRNMVGIYTDVEYKLVVSKLLHEHTIREVLVPGENRLIYIGIDLPGKAIKHKISRIIPPKDIIALIFPDFIKLKFHTVNSYLFFMEDSIKLSFSVKKSGRYLGIKNIVGDTSYRDMARIEFNNTGYILSN; encoded by the coding sequence ATGATATACAATAATCAATTTAAGGTAGAAGAGACATTGCCTTTTCTAGATGACATTGTAGCGCAATGGTTTAATACAAAATATAGCGAATTAAGCGAACCGCAGAAAAAGGCAATACCATTAATCCACCAGAAAAAGAACGTACTGGTATCATCACCCACGGGAACAGGCAAAACGCTCACAGGCTTCCTTTCAATAATAAATGAACTTTTTAAAAAGGCGAGAAATAACGAACTTGAAGATAAAATATACTGTGTTTACATTTCACCATTAAAAGCACTGGCAAATGATATAAATAAAAATCTTAATGAGCCCCTTTCAGAGATATATACCCTGGCCAGGGAAAAAGGGCTTGATATACCGGAAATCAAGGTGGCAGTGAGATCCGGAGATACCGCACAGAGTGATAGAAATAAAATGCTTCGGAAACCGCCACACATAATAATAACAACTCCAGAATCATTCTCGCTTGCAATAACCGCAACAAAGTTCAAGGAAAAATTTTCCAGCGTTGAATATGTAATACTGGATGAGATACATGAGGTTTCATCAACGAAAAGAGGGTCATTGCTATCATTTAACCTTGAAAGGCTTGAAAATCTCTCGCCGGGATTTGTACGCATAGGATTATCTGCAACACAGGCGCCATTAGACCTCATAGGTTCTTATCTTTGTGGCTATAATGGTGAACACAAAAGGGATTTTGAGATAATTGAGGTAAATACAAATAAATATCTTGATCTGAGCATAATTACCCCGGTTAAGGATTTAACAATGGTAAGCTATGAGGTTGCCAATGAAAAAATGTACGATATATTAGTTGACCTGGTTAACAGCCATAAAACAACACTTATATTTACAAATACAAGGAGTTCCACAGAGCATGTGGCGATGCGACTCAAAGCCCGTGGAATAGAGAATATAGAAGCACATCATTCTTCACTGGGCAAACAGACCAGGATTGAGGTTGAGAACAGGTTAAAGAATGGAGAATTGAAATGTGTCATAACTTCAACATCACTTGAACTCGGAATAGATATCGGATACATAGATATGGTTATACAGATAGGAAGTCCTAAATCTGTATCAAGGGCATTGCAGCGTATCGGCAGATCAGGCCATGGAGTGAAAGACCTTTCACTGGGGCGGTTTATAGTATTTGACCTGGATGACCTCATGGAATGTGCTGTGATGACTAAAGCTGCATACGACCACGAAATTGATAAGGTTACGGTACCGGAAAATCCCCTTGATGTGTTATCACAGGGAATAATAAGCATGTCACTGGAAAAGAACTGGGACGTTGATGTGGCATATAATGTTATCCGGAACTCATTTTCATTTCACACACTGGAATATGGCGATTATATATCTACCCTGCAATACCTTTCCGGGAAAATAGAAGGGAATACATTATTTTCCAAAATCTGGTACGATGAGGATGAAAAGGTATTCGGAAAGAAGGCCAGTACCAGGATGATTTACTTCATGAACGTTGGAACTATACCTGAAGAAGCCAATTACAACGTTGTTAATGAAAAGGGCAGGATGATAGGGCAATTAAGCGATAAATTTGTTGAAAGGCTAAAGAACGGGGATATCTTTGTTTTAGGCGCCAAAACATACATGTTTCTGAAAGCATCAAAAAATAATATAACGGTTAAAGTGGCAACAGGAATGAAGCCCACTGTCCCATCATGGACAGGCGAATTGTTGCCAAGGAGCTATGATCTTGGCATACTGATAGGGGAATTCAGGAAAACCCTCTATGAAAGAATAAAGAACGGCGAGGAGACAGAGAAGTGGCTTATGGAAAATTACCGTGTTGATTCATTCGGCGCCCGGAGCCTAATATCATATGTAAAAACCCAGGGGAATTTCACCATTCCTACTGAAGATTTGCTCTATATTGAAGGGTATATAGATAATGACCTCTATAGCATTATATTCCATATACCACTTGGCAGGAGGGTAAACGATGCATTATCAAGGGCTTATGGATTGGCTGTTTCAAATAAATACGGTGCCAATACCAGAATAAGTGTTAATGACAATGGATTTACATTAACACTTAACAGAAAAGTCCCTATAAAGGACGTCGTAGGGCTTTTAACACCATCAAACTTCCGGGATCTTGTTGACAGGTCAATCATCAATACTGAATTATTCAAACAGCGTTTCAGGTACTGCGCCACAAGATCATTGATGGTTTTAAGGAAGTACAAACAAACCGATATATCTGTTGCAAGGCAGCAACTGCGCAGTGACAGATTACTCAGAATACTGGAGTCCATGGATAATTTTCCGGTGATAAAAGAAGCATTCAACGAGGTAAAATATGATGTAATGGATGTTGAGCGTGCAGCATGGTTTGTGAACGATGTAATATCAAAGAAACATTACAAAATAAAGGATTATTCTACAGAAACAAGCCCATTTTCATACAACCTTATACTCTCAGGGGTTTCTGATATAGTGCTCATGGAGGACAGGTCAAAACTATTAAAAGAACTCAGGAGCAAACTTCTGGATAAAATATATGGAACAGAGGGCATAGAATTTCTTATAAAGGACTCAAAGCTGGTTGAGAACTACTTCAAAAATAAGCTCCCGGCAATTCAGGATATTGAGAGTTATAGAGAATTTCTGGAGCATTTCCTTTACGTTGACCCTTTCAGGAAAAAATTCGACTCACCGCTGGAATATGCTACGGTTGATCTGGATGAAATGACTGAACAGCTTATAAATTCTGGAGAACTTATGTACTGTTTTATACGATCGGATCAGTGGGTATCCAGGGAATATTATCCGGTGGTGTACCATCTCTTCAGAAGGGAAATTGAACTGAATAGCAAAGATACAGAAGTTTACAATCATATAGACAATTCAAGTTTTAACGAATTGAAAAAAACAGGAATGCTGGAACAGGATCTGAAGGATAGCCTGATAAAACTTGAATCGGGCTACCGTATCAGAAAAATTATAAAAAACGGAAACCAGTATTACATAAGGAACCAGGAAATGCCTGAAAAACCGGCTAATGCAATGAAACAGGCAGTATCGCTCATTCTTTCATCGTACGGGCCACTTTCTTTCGATGAATTGTTGATCAGGCTCCCTGTTGATAATGGAGAACTGGAAACAACGCTCAGGGAAATGGAGAGAAGTGGATCTTTAATTTTCGATTACATTACCCCGATTTTCATGAAACAGTATATGATGAAGCAGGATTTCGATGCCATTGTCAACAGTACATCATACGACGTGTCAAGAAAGAGGATATCAAATTTCTCCACAGATGTTGCCAGCATTGAGGACTATTTTGAGAAATACGGTTTTGCCTTCGATGTATATGATATAAAGGTAAGGACATCGCATTTCCGCCTGGAATTGCTGGAGAAAGCTATAAAGAATGGAACGGTATTCTATACCAGGGCTATAAAAAATAAACATGTTTACATTGCTAAATGGCTCATGGACATCCTCTATAACTTAAGGGCAGAAAAGAATGGGCCGGAAGAGGCTAAAATACTTGATTATATTGAAAAAGGCGTAGATACAGAAGAAAAACTTTCTGAAATAACAGGATTCGATATAAAGATAGTAAAGGCAGTAATTAAGAATTTGCAGTTTAAAATACAGGTGGTAAATGGGCCTGGTGGAGACATCCAGGTTTACAACCCTGAGACAGGGATAGATGTAAATAACATAATCGAAAAATTCGGCCCTATTACAGCAAGGGAACTTGCAAGATTTTTCTGGATTAATCCTGGAAAAATAGATTATTCCAGGTTTGCTCCCATTTACTTCAGAAATGAAATTTATTACGGGGAGCTTCCTGACGCACCTGAAAATACATCTATAATTGTAAGAAAAAATGACCCACTCAGCCTGTATCTCGGGAAATATGTAAGGAATGACGATTATAACGCACGGTTTATTTACCATGGTTCTGAAGAAACAATGTTTTACATGGAAGAGAAAGAACCCGGGTTATGGATTGAGAACCTTGATTTCGAAAGCGGAAAAAACACCGGATTTCTTGAGACTATTCAAAAAGCCGCAGAACGTACAGGAATGGATTCTATAATAATTGACAGTGCAGATCAGGGCCTTCTGGATACTGCAAGTGGCTATGGTTACAGGGTTTCAGGCAATTATATCTATAAAGGGGATTTCGAAGTTATAAATATGGACATGGAGGGGCTATTATCTATGGCCGTAAATCTTTATGGATCAAGAAAAGGAACAATGAATTATAACGAACTCACCCGAATATTCTTTGGATTCAGGACAGATATGGAAGCATATTATTCCGGCATCAGGAATGTGGAACTGGAAAATTACTATAGTTCCATGCTTATATATACATTTGACGGGCCATTCAACGTGCAGGCATATGGCACAAAAAATGTCATAGCCCTTTATAAAGCTATCAGGAAACGTGAACTTACAGAGGAAGAAGAGACTGTGTATAAATACCTGATATCAAGGAATGCCACGGAAAACGAATTGGTTAAATCACTAAAAATGAACTCTTTTAAGGTTAAAGAAACTATAAAATCACTGTATAGCATGAATGCTATTGCAAAGGACAAGTCAAAGAAATATATAACAATAAATGATGAATACACAAGGATAGAAGCAATAGAAATCCTGTTAAGGGAACTGGTAAAGAGAATTGGGTTCTTTGATATAAAAATATACAGGAACATGGTAGGAATTTACACTGATGTAGAATATAAGCTGGTTGTTTCGAAACTTCTGCATGAACATACAATAAGGGAAGTACTGGTACCGGGAGAAAACCGGCTTATCTACATAGGCATAGATTTGCCAGGAAAGGCCATTAAGCATAAAATCTCAAGGATAATCCCTCCGAAGGACATTATAGCTTTAATATTCCCGGATTTCATCAAGCTAAAGTTCCATACGGTGAATAGCTACCTGTTCTTTATGGAGGATTCAATTAAACTTTCTTTCTCTGTTAAAAAAAGTGGCAGGTACCTTGGCATTAAGAATATTGTAGGGGATACCAGCTATAGGGATATGGCGAGAATCGAATTTAACAATACTGGATATATACTGTCAAATTAA